A window of Candidatus Eisenbacteria bacterium contains these coding sequences:
- the asnB gene encoding asparagine synthase (glutamine-hydrolyzing), translating into MCGIAGIYRFGDLGAAESARDEDRALVGRMLRKLEHRGPDDEGLESVGRVTLGVRRLSILDVLGGHQPIADAERRVWAIQNGELYNFPELRADLATRHPLRTRTDTELLPYLWLEHGPAAIERLRGMFATAIYDTRAQSLMLARDPLGVKPLYAAHLGDRLLFASEIKALLCESALPRTLDREAVERYLALGFVAGERTALHAVRKVRPGCRVLLTPEGRKDERYWPWPRFFNAAGAHDPGGARDPHALATEAGRRIAASTESMLLSDRPVGILLSGGVDSSVMVGLLPEAIRRETRTFSIGFEGAGYHDERAVARRVAEFFGTRHREFSVPLDVRAELPRIIAMLDEPCADAAIVPAHLVARAASQEVTVLLSGTGGDEVFGGYRRYRLPALMRKLGWMPPGLARVGASWLGELDHHRRSLSGERAIMVRKLLEARGRGTPLASYLS; encoded by the coding sequence ATGTGCGGCATCGCAGGCATCTATCGCTTCGGCGACCTCGGAGCAGCCGAGTCCGCCCGCGATGAAGATCGTGCGCTGGTCGGGCGCATGCTGCGCAAACTCGAGCATCGGGGACCCGACGACGAGGGGCTCGAGTCGGTGGGGCGGGTCACGCTGGGGGTTCGCCGGCTTTCGATCCTCGACGTCTTGGGTGGTCATCAACCGATCGCCGACGCCGAGCGTCGCGTGTGGGCGATCCAGAATGGCGAGCTCTACAACTTCCCCGAGCTGAGAGCCGACCTCGCGACGCGCCACCCGTTGCGCACGCGCACCGACACCGAGCTGTTGCCCTACCTGTGGCTTGAACACGGCCCGGCGGCGATCGAGAGATTGCGCGGCATGTTCGCGACCGCGATCTACGACACGCGCGCCCAGAGTCTGATGCTGGCGCGAGATCCGCTCGGGGTGAAGCCGCTCTATGCGGCACACCTCGGCGATCGGCTGCTGTTCGCCTCGGAGATCAAGGCGCTGCTGTGCGAGTCCGCGCTTCCGCGCACGCTCGACCGCGAGGCCGTCGAGCGCTACCTGGCACTGGGTTTCGTAGCCGGCGAACGCACCGCGCTCCACGCGGTCCGAAAGGTGCGGCCGGGATGTCGAGTCCTGCTGACGCCCGAGGGGCGCAAAGACGAGCGCTACTGGCCGTGGCCGCGGTTCTTCAACGCGGCCGGCGCTCACGACCCGGGCGGCGCTCGTGACCCCCATGCGCTCGCCACCGAAGCCGGGCGCCGCATCGCCGCCTCGACCGAGTCGATGCTGCTGTCCGATCGGCCGGTCGGCATCCTGCTCTCGGGCGGCGTGGATTCGAGCGTCATGGTGGGTCTGCTTCCCGAGGCGATCCGCCGCGAGACTCGCACCTTTTCGATCGGCTTCGAAGGCGCGGGCTATCACGATGAGCGTGCCGTGGCGCGACGCGTCGCGGAATTCTTCGGGACCCGGCATCGCGAGTTTTCGGTTCCGCTCGACGTGCGCGCCGAGCTACCGCGCATCATCGCGATGCTCGACGAGCCATGTGCGGACGCCGCGATCGTGCCCGCGCATCTGGTCGCCCGCGCAGCTTCGCAGGAAGTCACCGTGCTGCTCTCGGGAACCGGCGGCGACGAAGTGTTCGGCGGCTATCGCCGCTATCGGCTTCCCGCGTTGATGCGAAAGCTCGGCTGGATGCCGCCGGGGCTGGCGCGGGTCGGGGCGAGCTGGTTAGGCGAGTTGGATCATCATCGGCGGTCGCTTTCCGGTGAGCGAGCGATCATGGTGCGCAAGCTGCTCGAGGCGCGCGGCCGCGGCACGCCGCTCGCATCCTATCTCTC